A DNA window from Haloactinospora alba contains the following coding sequences:
- a CDS encoding FAD-dependent monooxygenase, translated as MANGQRANTPVLVAGAGPVGLSAALALARCGVPTLVLEAGPERDADYFASTGSKAICFQRDVLDIFDRFGAADRLVAEGTTWTTARTYYRQHEVRTVTFSDDSDGSTASLPPWINISQARVEQELLRRADAEPLIAVRYEHELTGASQDREGVTAHVRGSGGHTLSLRGSHLVGADGPRSTVRGLLGVEFPGESFADRFLICDIRADLPFPNERRFFFDPEWNPGRQVLVHQCPDSVWRIDWQVPDGYDLQEERDSGALDRRIRRIVGERPYEVVWSSVYRFHERCAERFAVGRVLLAGDAAHLYAPFGARGLNSGVQDAENLGWKIALARDAGSAGNAELLLDSYHTERWAAAQENLRVTGETMRFLVPHSDADARRRRETLQRAVTDSGARSEIDSGKLAEPYWYPESPLTTPAPASELVPEEPGSYRPPVPGVICPDGPCRVADRPGATRLRQLFGSGFTVLTATSSQARAVAEAVAELPVPVATHALSDIDTTGELAWSLQNDGETVHVVRPDAHLCAVLPAHATTAVAGALRRACGDEAPARTGTRVRA; from the coding sequence ATGGCGAACGGCCAGAGGGCCAACACACCGGTCCTGGTGGCGGGTGCCGGACCCGTGGGTCTGAGCGCGGCGCTCGCCCTGGCGCGCTGCGGCGTGCCGACGCTCGTCCTGGAAGCCGGGCCCGAGCGCGACGCCGACTACTTCGCCAGCACCGGTTCGAAAGCCATCTGCTTCCAGCGCGACGTGCTGGACATCTTCGACCGTTTCGGCGCGGCCGACCGCCTCGTGGCGGAAGGCACCACGTGGACAACGGCGCGCACCTACTATCGCCAGCACGAGGTGCGCACGGTGACGTTCTCCGACGACTCCGACGGCAGCACCGCCAGCCTCCCGCCGTGGATCAACATCTCCCAGGCGCGTGTGGAACAGGAACTGCTCCGGCGGGCCGACGCCGAACCGCTCATCGCCGTGCGCTACGAGCACGAACTCACGGGGGCGAGCCAGGACCGGGAAGGCGTCACGGCACACGTGCGCGGATCCGGTGGTCATACCCTCTCGCTGCGCGGCTCGCACCTCGTGGGCGCCGACGGCCCGCGCAGCACGGTACGCGGGCTCCTCGGTGTGGAGTTCCCGGGAGAGTCGTTCGCCGACCGGTTCCTGATCTGCGACATCCGGGCCGACCTCCCCTTCCCCAACGAGCGGCGGTTCTTCTTCGACCCGGAGTGGAACCCGGGGCGCCAGGTACTCGTCCACCAGTGCCCGGACTCCGTGTGGCGGATCGACTGGCAGGTGCCGGACGGCTACGACCTGCAGGAGGAACGCGACAGCGGCGCCCTGGACCGGCGGATCCGCAGGATCGTCGGGGAACGGCCCTACGAGGTCGTGTGGTCCTCGGTCTACCGGTTCCACGAACGGTGCGCCGAGCGGTTCGCCGTCGGCCGCGTCCTCCTCGCGGGTGACGCCGCCCACCTGTACGCCCCGTTCGGCGCCCGCGGGCTGAACAGCGGGGTGCAGGACGCGGAGAACCTCGGCTGGAAGATCGCCCTGGCACGCGACGCCGGAAGCGCCGGGAACGCCGAGCTCCTGCTCGACAGCTACCACACGGAGCGGTGGGCGGCCGCCCAGGAGAACCTGCGCGTCACCGGCGAGACCATGCGGTTCCTCGTCCCCCACAGTGACGCGGACGCGCGCCGGCGCCGGGAGACCCTCCAACGCGCCGTCACTGACAGCGGTGCGCGCTCGGAGATCGACTCCGGGAAACTCGCGGAGCCCTACTGGTACCCCGAGTCGCCGCTGACGACACCGGCCCCCGCTTCGGAGCTGGTTCCCGAGGAGCCGGGGAGCTACCGCCCCCCTGTGCCCGGGGTGATCTGTCCGGACGGTCCCTGCCGGGTGGCGGACCGCCCCGGCGCCACCCGCCTCCGCCAACTCTTCGGTTCCGGGTTCACGGTGCTCACCGCCACCTCCTCCCAGGCACGCGCCGTGGCGGAGGCGGTCGCCGAACTGCCCGTGCCCGTGGCGACCCACGCCCTGTCCGACATCGACACCACCGGGGAGCTGGCGTGGAGCCTGCAGAACGACGGGGAGACCGTGCACGTCGTCCGGCCGGACGCCCACCTGTGCGCGGTGCTCCCGGCCCACGCCACCACCGCTGTCGCAGGCGCGCTCCGGCGCGCCTGCGGCGACGAGGCCCCGGCGCGGACGGGGACCCGGGTGCGGGCGTGA
- a CDS encoding homogentisate 1,2-dioxygenase produces the protein MPYYRAVGEIPRKRHTVFRRPDGGIYAEELMGEEGFSSDSSLLYHRYLPSAIVKTEPADDAVAAAGTTENSPLAPRHFRTRDLASGGDLVAGRQLLAGNDDVWLSLAAVNQPSELYRNSVGDETVYLQSGSARFESTYGALEAGEGDYVTVPTGTIHRWVPHGDVTALVIEASGHIRPPRRYLSAYGQFLEHAPYCERDLRAPTQPWTVEGPEAEAATPVLVRTRGGLTRMTFAHHPFDVVGWDGCLYPYAFNIADFEPIVKRTHAPPPVHQTFEGPNFVICSFCPRPLDFHPDAVPIPYNHHNVDSDEFMYYVDGDYAARKGSGIGIGSVSLHPAGFTHGPQPGAVEDALGAQQTSETAVMIDTFRPLRLGDAGRACEDASYAWTWAR, from the coding sequence ATGCCGTACTACCGCGCGGTCGGAGAGATCCCGCGCAAACGCCACACGGTGTTCCGCCGACCCGACGGAGGGATCTACGCCGAGGAGCTCATGGGGGAGGAGGGGTTCAGCTCCGACTCCTCCCTGCTGTACCACCGCTACCTACCGAGTGCCATAGTGAAGACCGAACCCGCCGACGACGCCGTCGCCGCCGCGGGAACGACGGAGAACTCCCCGCTGGCGCCGCGGCACTTCCGCACCCGGGATCTGGCCTCGGGCGGGGACCTGGTCGCCGGGCGCCAGCTGCTGGCGGGAAACGACGACGTGTGGCTGAGCCTGGCGGCCGTCAACCAGCCCAGCGAGCTGTACCGCAACTCCGTCGGGGACGAGACGGTCTACCTGCAGTCCGGTTCGGCGCGGTTCGAGTCCACCTACGGGGCGCTCGAGGCCGGGGAGGGCGACTACGTCACCGTTCCCACCGGGACGATCCACCGCTGGGTCCCCCACGGCGACGTCACGGCGCTGGTCATCGAGGCGTCCGGGCACATCCGTCCACCGCGGAGGTACCTCTCCGCCTACGGCCAGTTCCTGGAGCACGCCCCCTACTGCGAACGGGACCTGCGGGCGCCCACACAGCCCTGGACGGTGGAGGGGCCGGAGGCGGAGGCGGCCACGCCGGTACTGGTACGCACCCGGGGCGGCCTCACCCGGATGACGTTCGCGCACCACCCCTTCGACGTGGTCGGTTGGGACGGCTGCCTGTACCCCTACGCCTTCAACATCGCCGACTTCGAACCGATCGTGAAGCGCACGCACGCCCCACCGCCGGTACACCAGACGTTCGAGGGCCCCAACTTCGTCATATGCTCCTTCTGCCCGCGCCCGCTGGACTTCCATCCCGACGCGGTCCCGATCCCGTACAACCACCACAACGTCGACAGCGACGAGTTCATGTACTACGTCGACGGCGACTACGCCGCACGCAAGGGGTCCGGTATCGGTATCGGCTCCGTCTCGCTGCATCCGGCCGGCTTCACCCACGGGCCGCAACCCGGTGCGGTGGAGGACGCCCTGGGGGCCCAGCAGACGAGCGAGACAGCGGTCATGATCGACACGTTCCGGCCGCTGAGGCTCGGCGACGCCGGGCGCGCGTGTGAGGACGCCAGCTACGCCTGGACATGGGCACGCTGA
- the fahA gene encoding fumarylacetoacetase — translation MTTTWVPGADDSGYGADNLPYGVFRRPGAEPRVGVRVGDYVLDLAALLGEPEFHEATLNPFMARGAAAWRATRAKISGTLTHADGRARAEPHLIPLAEVEMLPPFAVADYVDFYCSLEHASNVGRIFRPDEEPLKPNWRHLPVGYHGRSGTVVPSGTGIVRPRGQVKPPDADAPVFSASNRLDIEAELGFVVGTPSPLGEPVSPASFSEHVFGVVLVNDWSARDVQAWEYVPLGPFLGKSFATSVSPWVVPLDALGAARFPGREQDPEPLPHLRRRADWGLDLRLDVRLNGETVARPPYDRMYWTPDQMLAHLTSNGSSLRTGDLYASGTISGSGPAEQGSLLELTWGGSEPLTLADGSTRTFLHDGDTVAIIAEADGMGGGGIALGEVTGTVLPAPR, via the coding sequence GTGACCACAACATGGGTCCCCGGAGCCGACGACTCCGGCTACGGTGCGGACAACCTGCCCTACGGGGTCTTCCGCCGGCCCGGCGCCGAACCGCGGGTCGGCGTGCGCGTGGGGGACTACGTGCTCGACCTGGCAGCGCTCCTGGGGGAACCGGAGTTCCACGAGGCCACGCTGAACCCCTTCATGGCCCGTGGCGCCGCCGCGTGGCGGGCGACCCGGGCCAAGATCAGCGGAACGCTCACCCACGCGGATGGCCGCGCCCGCGCGGAGCCGCACCTGATCCCCCTGGCGGAGGTGGAGATGCTTCCGCCGTTCGCCGTGGCCGACTACGTGGACTTCTACTGCTCCCTGGAACACGCCTCCAACGTCGGTCGGATCTTCCGCCCGGACGAGGAGCCGCTCAAACCCAACTGGCGCCACCTCCCGGTGGGCTACCACGGGCGTTCCGGGACCGTCGTCCCCTCGGGAACCGGCATCGTGCGTCCGCGGGGGCAGGTGAAACCACCGGACGCGGACGCCCCGGTGTTCTCCGCCAGCAACCGGCTGGACATCGAAGCCGAGCTGGGGTTCGTCGTGGGAACGCCGAGCCCGTTGGGGGAGCCGGTCTCCCCGGCGAGCTTCTCCGAGCACGTGTTCGGCGTGGTGCTCGTGAACGACTGGAGCGCGCGCGACGTGCAGGCGTGGGAGTACGTCCCGCTCGGCCCCTTCCTGGGGAAGTCGTTCGCGACCTCCGTCTCGCCGTGGGTGGTGCCGCTGGACGCGCTGGGCGCGGCCCGGTTCCCCGGCCGGGAGCAGGACCCCGAACCGCTGCCGCACCTGCGCCGCAGGGCCGACTGGGGACTGGACCTGCGCCTCGACGTGCGGTTGAACGGGGAGACCGTGGCACGTCCTCCCTACGACCGGATGTACTGGACCCCCGACCAGATGCTCGCCCATCTCACGAGCAACGGTTCCTCGCTTCGTACGGGTGACCTCTACGCCTCCGGAACCATCTCGGGCTCCGGCCCCGCGGAGCAGGGATCGCTGCTCGAGCTGACGTGGGGCGGCTCCGAACCGTTGACGCTGGCGGACGGGTCCACGCGTACGTTCCTGCACGACGGCGACACGGTCGCCATAATAGCCGAGGCCGACGGGATGGGAGGCGGCGGGATCGCCCTCGGTGAGGTCACCGGAACGGTACTGCCCGCTCCCCGTTGA
- a CDS encoding glycerophosphodiester phosphodiesterase, with the protein MFRRFGAVVAVVAGLAVGGTGTAAGAVAQNGPPDAPVTDIAHRGASAYAPENTLAAVDAAAQHDATTVEVDVQRSKDGELVLMHDTTLERTTDAEEVFPGEDSYEVDRFTLEELRELDAGSWFGPRFAGEPVPTLQEALDRLRAHDLNLLLEIKSPGRHPGIESDIAREFTRNPEWLAPTRPGGHQRLVIQSFEWDSVRSSHDRLPMVPHGLLGTVPEAELDEYAQWADMVNPNHESVDADYVDSVHDAGMGMFVYTVNDAADMRSALDKGVDGLISDYPDVAREVIAEETGARPRP; encoded by the coding sequence ATGTTCCGACGGTTCGGAGCTGTAGTGGCCGTGGTGGCCGGCCTCGCCGTGGGCGGTACGGGAACCGCCGCCGGCGCGGTGGCCCAGAACGGCCCGCCCGACGCCCCTGTCACCGACATCGCGCACCGGGGAGCCTCCGCCTACGCCCCCGAGAACACGCTCGCCGCCGTGGACGCGGCGGCCCAGCACGACGCCACCACCGTGGAGGTCGACGTGCAGCGCAGTAAGGACGGCGAGCTCGTCCTCATGCACGACACCACGCTGGAACGCACCACCGACGCCGAGGAGGTCTTCCCCGGCGAGGACTCCTACGAGGTCGACCGGTTCACCCTGGAGGAGCTCAGGGAGCTGGACGCCGGCTCCTGGTTCGGCCCCCGGTTCGCGGGAGAGCCGGTTCCCACCCTGCAGGAGGCGCTGGACCGGCTCCGCGCGCACGATCTCAACCTCCTGCTGGAGATCAAATCGCCCGGCCGCCACCCCGGGATCGAGTCCGACATCGCTCGCGAGTTCACCCGCAACCCGGAGTGGCTGGCCCCCACACGTCCCGGCGGGCACCAGCGCCTCGTGATCCAGAGCTTTGAATGGGACTCCGTACGCAGCTCACACGACAGGCTCCCGATGGTCCCCCACGGCCTTCTCGGAACCGTGCCGGAGGCGGAGCTCGACGAGTACGCGCAGTGGGCCGACATGGTCAACCCGAACCACGAGTCCGTGGACGCCGACTACGTCGACTCCGTGCACGACGCGGGGATGGGGATGTTCGTCTACACCGTCAACGACGCCGCGGACATGCGTTCCGCCCTCGACAAGGGGGTCGACGGCCTGATCTCCGACTACCCGGACGTCGCCCGGGAGGTCATCGCCGAGGAGACGGGCGCCCGACCGCGCCCCTGA
- a CDS encoding beta-N-acetylhexosaminidase translates to MPAASAPEQSLVPRPGELSTDPQRSCVLSAATRIGASPGAEHVAAWLRTRLGAATGFPFPPPSDDDGPDTASILLRLDHESGVAPEGYQLVSGPDGVTVTASDAAGVFYGAQTLLQLLPYDVHRSAPSHSTTWELPSTRITDQPRFGWRGCMLDVARHFMPKHEVLRFIDLLAMHKLNVLHLHLTDDQGWRVEIKRYPKLTEVGAWRRESQVGPTRPPAFDGRPHGGYYTQEDIREIVSYAAARHITVVPEIDVPGHSQAAIAAYPYLGEGDPVEVGCEWGIIDRVLNVSDTTLEFYRAVFDEVMELFPSTYICVGGDECPKRQWRASATAQQRIREEGLADEDELQSWFIRQFAEYFAEHGRRLLGWDEILEGGLPEGATVASWRGTQGGIAAARAGHDVVMCPTGTNYLDYRQSDSPEEPVSVGPVLTLADVYTAEPIPPELASAGGERVRGAQVNVWTEHMDTPRSVDYMTFPRLSAFSEVVWSAGERAYAEFLPRLERHLARLDAAGVEYRPLAGPHPWQQRPALG, encoded by the coding sequence ATGCCCGCAGCATCCGCCCCAGAGCAGTCGCTCGTCCCCCGACCCGGTGAGCTGTCGACCGATCCGCAACGGAGCTGCGTCCTGAGCGCCGCCACCCGGATCGGTGCCTCCCCGGGAGCGGAGCACGTCGCCGCGTGGCTTCGCACCCGCCTGGGCGCGGCCACCGGTTTCCCGTTCCCCCCTCCCAGTGACGACGACGGACCGGACACGGCATCGATCCTGCTGCGCCTCGACCACGAGAGCGGCGTGGCGCCGGAGGGCTACCAACTGGTCAGCGGCCCCGACGGCGTGACCGTCACCGCGAGCGACGCCGCCGGCGTGTTCTACGGCGCCCAGACGCTCCTCCAGCTACTGCCCTACGACGTCCACCGGAGCGCCCCCTCGCACAGCACCACGTGGGAACTTCCGAGCACCCGGATCACCGACCAGCCGCGTTTCGGCTGGCGCGGGTGCATGCTCGACGTCGCACGGCACTTCATGCCCAAACACGAGGTGCTGCGATTCATCGACCTGCTGGCCATGCACAAACTCAACGTGCTGCACCTGCACCTCACCGACGACCAGGGCTGGCGTGTGGAGATCAAGCGCTACCCGAAGCTCACCGAGGTGGGGGCCTGGCGGCGCGAGAGCCAGGTGGGACCCACCCGCCCTCCCGCGTTCGACGGTCGGCCGCACGGTGGCTACTACACCCAGGAGGACATCCGCGAGATCGTGTCCTACGCCGCGGCCCGGCACATCACCGTGGTACCGGAGATCGACGTCCCCGGGCACTCACAGGCCGCGATCGCCGCCTACCCGTACCTCGGGGAGGGCGACCCCGTCGAGGTCGGTTGCGAGTGGGGCATCATCGACAGGGTGCTCAACGTCTCCGACACCACCCTGGAGTTCTACCGCGCCGTCTTCGACGAGGTCATGGAGCTGTTCCCCAGCACCTACATCTGCGTCGGCGGGGACGAGTGCCCCAAACGGCAGTGGCGGGCCAGCGCGACGGCGCAGCAGAGGATCCGCGAGGAGGGGCTCGCTGACGAGGACGAGCTGCAGAGCTGGTTCATCCGCCAGTTCGCCGAGTACTTCGCCGAGCACGGTCGCCGCCTGCTGGGGTGGGACGAGATCCTGGAGGGAGGACTGCCGGAAGGCGCCACCGTGGCGTCCTGGCGCGGGACCCAGGGCGGGATAGCGGCGGCCCGGGCGGGCCACGACGTGGTGATGTGCCCGACGGGCACGAACTACCTGGACTACCGCCAGTCCGACTCCCCCGAAGAGCCCGTGTCGGTCGGCCCCGTCCTGACCCTCGCCGACGTGTACACCGCGGAACCGATCCCGCCGGAGCTCGCCTCCGCCGGCGGGGAGCGCGTGCGTGGCGCCCAGGTCAACGTGTGGACCGAGCACATGGACACCCCGCGCTCGGTCGACTACATGACCTTCCCGCGGCTGTCGGCGTTCTCCGAGGTCGTGTGGTCGGCGGGTGAGCGTGCCTACGCGGAGTTCCTGCCCCGGTTGGAGCGGCACCTCGCCCGCCTGGACGCCGCCGGGGTGGAGTACCGGCCGTTGGCCGGCCCCCACCCCTGGCAGCAGCGTCCGGCACTCGGGTGA
- a CDS encoding asparagine synthase-related protein, with the protein MRFYLALATADPRAPIPPHTLESARRLADLVLPVPEGSLRHTTWSAPNDNVALLAWTNEPDHSWLPDPLVPVGHGGDSGALGYPGYLADARDLQRLCTATDLGATVDATAGSFGVFRAVPGGIDAVTSITRTDPVYHCQRAGLHVVGNRAVLTHLTARAAEEGEGAPLPPTPEYDIAPMHMLVRQGYYMSDDTPFAGLSTLPELATLRIRDGHAAVLRRELPQPAPAPVTPRQRRRQVERLADALLASVDPVREHSEGISLSLTGGRDSRLVAATLHAAGIPFRATTRGFADHPDVVLARRICAELGVEDHRVTEPQRDGSDSVLVEHPFPRTLRLIRMTEGMNSAFEQVISPPSFLLEARLSGSGGEALRGGWLNDQRDLRRDSLLKRLRTITLAQSALMTPEANARAHELFQQFHAMCEPDFPLGLDRLFLKFRSGRWLPGSRTATLIGYCMYHPFLDHRVRWEAMSLSPTWRWSEGVVHELIAQLAPPLARMPVADRPWRFDHRRVYNPLHRIARRSRPALRARTTVGGFDWRRKLGPEYVAPMRERVLDTPELFRLMDRSEAERILTEDPPTRPNQIWNLYTIALLLSDEWLPASVTAPATDPRPDPVRVPIR; encoded by the coding sequence ATGCGCTTCTATCTCGCTCTCGCGACGGCAGACCCGCGGGCACCGATCCCCCCGCACACGCTCGAGAGCGCTCGCCGGTTGGCGGATCTCGTGCTTCCCGTCCCGGAGGGCTCCCTGCGCCACACGACGTGGTCAGCGCCGAACGACAACGTCGCCCTGCTGGCCTGGACCAACGAACCCGACCACTCGTGGCTGCCCGACCCCCTGGTTCCTGTCGGCCACGGCGGGGACTCCGGTGCGCTCGGCTACCCCGGCTACCTGGCCGACGCCCGCGACCTCCAACGGCTTTGCACCGCTACCGACCTGGGGGCGACCGTCGACGCGACGGCCGGCTCCTTCGGAGTGTTCCGCGCCGTACCCGGAGGGATCGACGCCGTTACCTCGATCACGCGCACCGACCCCGTGTACCACTGCCAACGCGCCGGACTGCACGTCGTCGGGAACCGGGCGGTTCTCACCCACCTCACCGCCAGGGCAGCGGAGGAGGGGGAGGGAGCCCCCCTTCCCCCCACCCCCGAGTACGACATCGCCCCGATGCACATGCTCGTCCGGCAGGGGTACTACATGAGTGACGACACCCCGTTCGCAGGGCTGAGCACCCTCCCCGAGCTGGCCACCCTGCGGATCCGCGACGGACACGCCGCAGTGCTCCGCCGGGAGCTCCCCCAGCCCGCCCCGGCGCCCGTCACACCACGGCAGCGCAGGAGGCAGGTGGAGCGGCTGGCCGACGCCCTCCTCGCATCGGTGGATCCGGTACGCGAACACTCCGAGGGCATCTCCCTTTCGTTGACCGGTGGCAGGGACAGCCGGCTCGTGGCCGCGACGCTGCACGCGGCAGGTATCCCGTTCCGCGCCACCACACGGGGATTCGCCGACCATCCGGACGTCGTGCTGGCCCGCCGCATCTGCGCCGAGCTGGGGGTCGAGGACCACCGTGTGACCGAGCCGCAGCGGGACGGCTCTGACTCGGTCCTGGTCGAGCACCCCTTCCCGCGCACGCTCCGCCTGATCAGGATGACGGAGGGGATGAACTCCGCGTTCGAACAGGTGATCTCGCCTCCCTCCTTCCTGTTGGAGGCGCGGCTCTCCGGATCGGGCGGCGAGGCGCTGCGCGGCGGTTGGCTCAACGACCAGCGGGACCTCAGACGCGACTCCCTGCTCAAACGGTTGCGCACGATCACCCTCGCCCAGTCGGCACTGATGACCCCGGAGGCCAACGCGCGGGCGCACGAGCTGTTCCAGCAGTTCCACGCGATGTGCGAACCGGACTTCCCGCTCGGTCTGGACCGCCTGTTCCTCAAGTTCCGCAGCGGCCGCTGGCTTCCCGGGTCGCGTACCGCCACGCTCATCGGCTACTGCATGTACCACCCGTTCCTGGACCACCGGGTGCGGTGGGAGGCGATGTCGCTGTCTCCCACGTGGCGCTGGTCGGAGGGTGTGGTGCACGAGCTCATAGCACAGCTCGCCCCGCCGCTGGCGCGGATGCCGGTCGCCGACCGCCCCTGGCGTTTCGACCACAGACGGGTGTACAACCCGCTGCACCGCATCGCCCGGCGTTCGCGGCCGGCGCTGCGCGCCCGCACTACGGTCGGCGGTTTCGACTGGCGGCGCAAGCTGGGCCCGGAGTACGTCGCTCCGATGCGCGAACGCGTTCTGGACACTCCGGAACTGTTCCGACTCATGGATCGCTCCGAGGCCGAACGGATCCTCACCGAGGACCCGCCCACCCGGCCCAACCAGATATGGAACCTCTACACCATCGCCCTGCTGCTCTCCGACGAGTGGCTTCCCGCCAGTGTCACGGCTCCGGCCACCGATCCGCGGCCCGACCCGGTCCGGGTACCCATCCGCTGA
- a CDS encoding LysR family transcriptional regulator has product MLDLWRLQILKEFADRGTIAATAQTLGYTPSAVSQQLSALEREAGAPLLDRTARTAELTDGGRLLAEHAEQILAMVEAAESVLAERSDTPSGRVTVTAFPTAAVAFAPELAHRLRQHPEMQLVLRQTMESNGARPVSAAEADIALVDDWTGGDPGTSAGKLRSIRLLHDPMVLAVPAEHPLADPRRPVELSHLLDEVWLATPHGEPSRHGTNRLLAEVGGSPATAWEFEGFGTILSLVASGTGIAAVPELALAAAREGLAFRRLPASAPARDVYALVRATSVRRPAIDATLRALETAAAGIRATLDSALDEDTGV; this is encoded by the coding sequence ATGCTCGACTTGTGGCGCCTCCAGATACTCAAGGAGTTCGCGGACCGCGGGACGATCGCGGCCACCGCCCAGACGCTCGGTTACACCCCGTCCGCGGTCTCCCAGCAGTTGTCCGCCCTGGAGCGTGAGGCAGGGGCGCCGTTACTGGACCGCACCGCCAGAACCGCCGAGCTCACCGACGGGGGGCGGCTGCTCGCCGAGCACGCCGAACAGATCCTGGCGATGGTCGAAGCCGCGGAGTCCGTGCTGGCGGAACGCTCCGACACACCCTCCGGACGCGTCACGGTCACGGCGTTCCCGACAGCCGCCGTGGCGTTCGCTCCCGAGCTCGCGCACCGGCTGCGCCAGCATCCGGAGATGCAGCTCGTGCTACGCCAGACCATGGAGAGCAACGGGGCGCGTCCGGTGAGCGCGGCGGAGGCCGACATCGCTCTCGTCGACGACTGGACCGGAGGCGATCCGGGCACCTCCGCCGGTAAGCTCCGCAGCATCCGTCTGCTGCACGATCCCATGGTGCTCGCGGTTCCGGCGGAGCACCCGCTGGCCGACCCCCGGCGCCCGGTGGAGCTGTCCCACCTGTTGGACGAGGTGTGGCTCGCGACTCCCCACGGGGAGCCGTCCCGGCACGGGACCAACCGGCTCCTCGCCGAGGTGGGGGGCTCGCCCGCCACCGCCTGGGAGTTCGAAGGGTTCGGTACGATCCTCAGTCTGGTCGCCAGCGGTACCGGTATCGCCGCGGTCCCCGAGCTGGCGCTGGCGGCCGCACGGGAGGGGCTGGCGTTCCGTCGGCTTCCGGCCAGCGCTCCGGCGCGCGACGTTTACGCTCTCGTCCGCGCCACCAGCGTGCGGCGCCCCGCCATCGACGCGACGTTACGGGCCCTGGAAACCGCGGCGGCGGGTATCCGAGCCACCCTCGACTCCGCGTTGGACGAGGACACCGGAGTGTGA
- a CDS encoding pyridoxal phosphate-dependent aminotransferase yields the protein MPVSLSATLAVNEAIAQRRRSGLPVLPLGFGEAGLPVHPVLREALSRGAGMNTYGPVAGTWELREAAAGYWERRGIPADPALTLAGPGSKPLLYGMLLALGGDAAIAAPSWVSYAAQTCLAGQRPLPVPAAPEHGGVPQPDLLAAAVTDARNRGREVRSVIVTVPDNPTGTLAGPETLRLLAETARELDLVIVSDEIYRDLVYDPRAEVHSPAEFAPERTVVSTGVSKNLALGGWRLGTVRLPDSDTGRRLWRGLLGVASEIWSSPAAPVQQAAAYAYTEPEEITEHIARSRRLHGIVAEAVTERFRSAGARVAQPQAGFYLYPDFAGMRSHLTAELGVGTGSELTSHLLEQYGMGVLPAQEFGEDPHALRMRVATSQLYGETEEQRYAALHAETPTELPWVRAHLDRLEEVLGEVTRLWREDRGMADAQAG from the coding sequence ATGCCTGTCTCCCTGTCCGCCACCCTCGCCGTCAACGAAGCGATCGCTCAGCGGCGGCGCTCGGGCCTGCCCGTCCTCCCACTGGGGTTCGGCGAGGCGGGGCTTCCCGTGCACCCCGTGTTGCGGGAGGCCCTGTCGCGGGGGGCCGGCATGAACACCTACGGTCCGGTGGCGGGAACGTGGGAGCTGCGCGAGGCGGCAGCGGGGTACTGGGAGCGCAGGGGCATCCCGGCCGACCCGGCCCTGACACTCGCCGGCCCCGGAAGCAAACCCCTGCTGTACGGCATGCTGTTGGCCCTCGGCGGGGACGCCGCGATCGCCGCCCCGAGCTGGGTCAGCTACGCGGCCCAGACGTGTCTGGCCGGGCAGCGGCCCCTGCCGGTACCCGCCGCGCCGGAGCACGGGGGAGTGCCGCAACCCGACCTCCTCGCCGCGGCCGTGACCGACGCCCGCAACCGGGGGAGGGAGGTGCGCAGCGTCATCGTGACCGTCCCGGACAACCCCACCGGTACCCTCGCCGGTCCCGAGACCCTTCGCCTCTTGGCCGAGACGGCCCGCGAGCTCGACCTGGTCATCGTCTCCGACGAGATCTACCGCGATCTCGTCTACGACCCGCGGGCCGAGGTGCACAGTCCCGCGGAGTTCGCCCCGGAACGTACGGTGGTCTCCACCGGAGTGAGCAAGAACCTGGCACTGGGAGGGTGGCGGCTGGGAACCGTCCGGCTGCCCGACAGTGACACGGGACGCAGGCTGTGGAGGGGCCTTCTCGGGGTGGCGAGCGAGATCTGGTCCAGTCCCGCGGCACCGGTCCAACAGGCCGCTGCCTACGCCTACACCGAGCCGGAGGAGATCACGGAGCACATCGCGCGCAGTCGCAGGCTGCACGGCATCGTCGCGGAGGCGGTCACCGAGCGGTTCCGGTCGGCCGGGGCGCGTGTGGCCCAGCCGCAGGCGGGTTTCTACCTCTACCCCGACTTCGCGGGTATGCGCTCCCACCTCACCGCCGAGTTGGGGGTTGGCACCGGGTCCGAACTCACGAGCCACCTGCTGGAACAGTACGGGATGGGGGTGCTGCCGGCCCAGGAGTTCGGGGAGGACCCCCACGCGTTGCGGATGCGGGTGGCGACGAGCCAGCTCTACGGCGAAACGGAGGAGCAGCGCTACGCGGCCCTCCACGCCGAGACCCCGACGGAGTTGCCCTGGGTCCGGGCGCATCTGGACCGGTTGGAGGAGGTCCTGGGAGAGGTGACCCGGCTGTGGCGGGAGGACCGCGGTATGGCGGATGCCCAGGCGGGCTGA